A section of the Streptomyces sp. Je 1-369 genome encodes:
- a CDS encoding phosphatase PAP2 family protein, whose translation MDTMTDDLYRDITEFAHDTPSWFQHLAEVWTELGLLLFGVLFIVAWWRARRGDPRALAVAVLAPLATAVAYVCSELAKSAIDEERPCRAVSGALRPLVECPPHGDWSFPSNHSTIAGAAAIGLALAWPRIAALTVPMAVLMAFSRVFVGVHYPHDVAVGLVFGALIVFLLVRIATRPVARITLAMRGSSTGIVKWFAGPGPGRGRGRVHIPAPSPAPAPAPAPTRQPPVYDPAAYDPPTMTIRRDDTQQPR comes from the coding sequence ATGGACACCATGACCGACGATCTCTACCGCGATATCACCGAGTTCGCCCACGACACGCCCTCGTGGTTCCAGCATCTCGCCGAGGTGTGGACGGAGCTCGGACTGCTGCTGTTCGGGGTGCTGTTCATCGTCGCCTGGTGGCGGGCCAGGCGCGGGGACCCCCGCGCTCTGGCGGTCGCGGTGCTCGCTCCTCTCGCCACGGCGGTGGCGTACGTGTGCAGTGAGCTGGCCAAGTCCGCGATCGACGAGGAGCGCCCGTGCCGGGCGGTGTCCGGCGCGCTGAGGCCGCTCGTCGAGTGCCCGCCGCACGGTGACTGGTCCTTCCCCAGCAACCACTCGACCATCGCGGGCGCCGCCGCCATCGGTCTCGCGCTCGCCTGGCCGCGCATCGCGGCCCTGACCGTGCCGATGGCCGTGCTCATGGCGTTCTCGCGGGTCTTCGTCGGCGTCCACTACCCGCACGACGTGGCGGTGGGGCTGGTCTTCGGCGCGTTGATCGTGTTCCTGCTCGTACGGATCGCGACGCGTCCGGTGGCGCGGATCACGCTGGCGATGCGGGGGTCGTCCACGGGGATCGTGAAGTGGTTCGCGGGTCCGGGTCCCGGCCGCGGCCGGGGCCGCGTCCACATCCCCGCGCCCTCGCCCGCCCCGGCTCCGGCTCCGGCGCCGACCCGCCAGCCGCCGGTCTACGACCCCGCCGCGTACGACCCGCCGACCATGACGATCCGCCGGGACGACACGCAGCAGCCCCGCTGA
- the disA gene encoding DNA integrity scanning diadenylate cyclase DisA has translation MAANDRASVPGKPGSGSGADGLMRASLSAVAPGMALRDGLERILRGNTGGLIVLGWDKTVESMCTGGFILDVEFTATRLRELCKLDGGIVLDKDITKILRAGVQLVPDPTIPTEETGTRHRTADRVSKQVGFPVVSVSQSMRLIALYVDGQRRVLEDSAAILSRANQALATLERYKLRLDEVAGTLSALEIEDLVTVRDVTAVAQRLEMVRRIATEIAEYVVELGTDGRLLALQLDELIAGVEPERELVVRDYVPEPTAKRSRTVDEALAELDSLTHAELLELPTVARALGYTGSPEALDSAVSPRGFRLLAKVPRLPGAIIDRLVEHFGGLQKLLAASVDDLQTVDGVGEARARSVREGLSRLAESSILERYV, from the coding sequence GTGGCAGCCAACGACCGGGCATCGGTTCCCGGCAAGCCGGGTTCGGGCTCCGGTGCCGATGGGCTGATGCGCGCCTCCCTGAGCGCCGTCGCGCCCGGGATGGCACTGCGGGACGGCCTGGAACGCATCCTCCGCGGCAACACGGGTGGCCTGATCGTCCTCGGCTGGGACAAGACCGTCGAGTCGATGTGTACGGGCGGTTTCATCCTGGACGTCGAGTTCACGGCGACGCGGCTGCGTGAGCTGTGCAAGCTCGACGGCGGCATCGTCCTCGACAAGGACATCACCAAAATCCTGCGCGCGGGCGTGCAGCTCGTGCCGGATCCGACGATTCCCACGGAGGAGACGGGCACACGGCACCGCACGGCGGACCGCGTGAGCAAGCAGGTCGGCTTCCCCGTCGTCTCCGTCTCCCAGTCCATGCGACTGATCGCGCTGTACGTGGACGGCCAGCGGCGCGTCCTGGAGGACTCGGCGGCGATCCTCTCCCGCGCGAACCAGGCGCTCGCCACCCTTGAGCGGTACAAGCTCCGTCTCGACGAGGTCGCGGGCACGCTGTCGGCTCTGGAGATCGAGGACCTGGTGACGGTGCGGGACGTCACCGCCGTCGCGCAGCGCCTCGAAATGGTGCGCCGCATCGCGACGGAGATCGCCGAGTACGTGGTGGAGCTCGGCACGGACGGGCGTCTCCTCGCCCTCCAGCTGGACGAGTTGATCGCGGGCGTCGAGCCCGAGCGCGAGCTGGTCGTGCGGGACTACGTGCCCGAGCCCACGGCCAAGCGGTCCCGCACGGTCGACGAGGCGCTGGCCGAGCTGGACTCCCTCACCCACGCGGAGCTCCTCGAACTCCCCACGGTGGCGCGGGCCCTGGGTTACACGGGCTCCCCCGAGGCGCTGGACTCCGCGGTGTCCCCGCGGGGCTTCCGTCTCCTCGCCAAGGTCCCCCGGCTCCCCGGAGCGATCATCGACCGCCTGGTCGAGCACTTCGGCGGCCTGCAGAAGCTCCTCGCCGCCAGCGTGGACGACCTCCAGACGGTGGACGGCGTCGGCGAGGCCCGGGCGAGGAGCGTCCGCGAGGGCCTGTCGCGCCTGGCGGAATCGTCGATCCTGGAGCGGTACGTCTAG
- a CDS encoding response regulator transcription factor, which produces MNDEVRPDQEGAARAIRVLLADDEAMIRAGVRAILAAGQDIEVVAEAGDGREAVALAQAHRPDVALLDIRMPLVDGLTAGEEIVRTAPGTAVAMLTTFSEDAYIARALAGGATGFLLKSGDPHELIAGVRAVAGGAAFLSPKVARHVIDGFGARRMGRGATARARIQALTPREREVLGLVGAGLSNPEIAARLHLVEGTVKAYVSAVLDRLGVRNRVQAAIVAYEAELVPETD; this is translated from the coding sequence ATGAACGACGAGGTACGACCGGACCAGGAGGGTGCCGCCCGCGCCATCCGCGTCCTCCTCGCCGACGACGAGGCCATGATCCGGGCAGGCGTACGGGCCATCCTCGCCGCGGGACAGGACATCGAGGTCGTCGCGGAGGCCGGCGACGGGCGCGAGGCCGTGGCGCTGGCGCAGGCCCACCGGCCCGACGTCGCGCTGCTCGACATCCGCATGCCGCTCGTGGACGGCCTGACCGCGGGGGAGGAGATCGTACGGACGGCGCCCGGCACCGCCGTGGCGATGCTGACGACGTTCTCCGAGGACGCGTACATCGCACGGGCGCTCGCCGGCGGAGCCACCGGCTTCCTGCTGAAATCGGGCGACCCGCACGAACTCATCGCGGGCGTACGGGCGGTGGCAGGCGGCGCCGCCTTCCTCTCGCCCAAGGTCGCCCGGCACGTCATCGACGGCTTCGGCGCCCGGCGCATGGGCCGCGGCGCCACGGCCCGCGCCCGCATCCAGGCCCTCACGCCGCGCGAACGCGAGGTGCTGGGCCTGGTCGGCGCGGGCCTGTCCAATCCGGAGATCGCCGCGCGCCTGCATCTCGTCGAGGGCACGGTGAAGGCGTACGTGAGCGCGGTCCTCGACCGGCTCGGGGTCAGGAACCGCGTGCAGGCGGCGATCGTCGCGTACGAGGCGGAACTCGTCCCGGAGACGGACTGA
- a CDS encoding sensor histidine kinase — MLLWAALTAPVVSVDRLGLNEPRSATQQLAGLAVLAAAVTVRRAHPLPAFLLAATLGLATAPSLFTLAYGPAFAVLALLLGRRADRARTALLGFGGIAAVGTVKVAVRDVDPTVEWAVLMATLVFGAVFPWLAGRYWRQGRELAAAGWARADQLEREQRIVADRARLRERARIAQDMHDSLGHELSLIAVRAGALQVAPDLPDPHREAAADLRVAASQATDRLHTIIGLLREEGDEQAPLAPAGESVAALVARATESGLRITYVDEGDGPQARVRARARAQGDTGRRELTEGTVHRVVQEALTNAAKHAPGAHVTVTVTRDGSPTRDGSTRDGSARDGSVTTVTVMNGRPAAPGCAPGSPSGGRSGLRALHARVTDLDGTLEAGPHGDGFRVTARLPDRGVTPRPAAPRLTDARRRTALAFGAAVVTGALLVGGTFAWYAYTRTHSVLAPADYARLRIGQPRADVERVLPDRTVADPPLERAPTPPPRGADCAYYRSSGELFTSVAHFRLCFEGVGGGGGRGGGGDGGSEGRLVDKAVIPTAQDQQNRERVR, encoded by the coding sequence GTGCTGCTGTGGGCAGCGCTCACCGCGCCCGTCGTGAGTGTGGACCGGCTGGGGCTCAACGAACCCCGTTCCGCCACGCAGCAGCTCGCCGGACTCGCCGTCCTCGCCGCCGCCGTCACCGTCCGCCGGGCCCACCCCCTCCCCGCCTTCCTCCTCGCCGCCACCCTCGGCCTCGCCACCGCCCCCTCCCTCTTCACCCTCGCCTACGGCCCCGCGTTCGCCGTCCTCGCGCTGCTCCTGGGCCGCCGCGCCGACCGCGCGAGGACCGCGCTGCTCGGCTTCGGCGGCATCGCCGCCGTCGGCACGGTCAAGGTCGCCGTGCGCGACGTCGACCCGACCGTCGAGTGGGCCGTCCTCATGGCGACGCTCGTCTTCGGCGCGGTCTTCCCCTGGCTCGCCGGCCGCTACTGGCGTCAGGGCCGCGAACTGGCCGCCGCCGGCTGGGCCCGCGCCGACCAGCTGGAGCGCGAGCAGCGCATCGTCGCCGACCGCGCCCGGCTGCGCGAACGGGCCCGCATCGCCCAGGACATGCACGACTCCCTGGGCCATGAGCTGAGCCTGATCGCCGTACGCGCAGGGGCCCTCCAGGTCGCCCCCGACCTGCCGGACCCCCACCGCGAGGCCGCCGCCGACCTCCGCGTGGCCGCCTCGCAGGCCACCGACCGGCTGCACACGATCATCGGCCTGCTCCGCGAGGAAGGAGACGAACAGGCACCGCTGGCCCCGGCGGGTGAGAGCGTCGCGGCACTCGTCGCGCGCGCCACGGAGTCGGGCCTGCGCATCACGTACGTCGACGAGGGGGACGGCCCCCAGGCGCGGGTGCGGGCGCGGGCGCGGGCGCAGGGTGACACGGGGCGCCGCGAGTTGACCGAGGGGACCGTCCACCGGGTCGTCCAGGAGGCCCTGACCAACGCCGCCAAGCACGCGCCGGGCGCGCACGTCACCGTCACGGTCACGCGGGACGGGTCTCCAACGCGGGACGGGTCAACGCGGGACGGATCCGCGCGGGACGGGTCCGTGACGACGGTGACCGTCATGAACGGCCGCCCGGCCGCGCCGGGTTGCGCACCCGGCTCCCCGTCAGGCGGCCGCTCCGGACTGCGCGCCCTGCACGCCCGCGTCACGGACCTCGACGGCACGCTCGAAGCGGGACCGCACGGCGACGGCTTCCGGGTCACCGCCCGCCTCCCCGACCGAGGCGTCACCCCACGGCCCGCCGCGCCCCGCCTCACCGACGCCCGCCGCCGCACCGCCCTGGCCTTCGGCGCCGCCGTCGTCACGGGAGCGCTGCTCGTCGGGGGCACCTTCGCCTGGTACGCGTACACCCGCACGCACTCCGTCCTCGCCCCCGCCGACTACGCACGCCTGCGCATCGGCCAGCCCCGCGCCGACGTCGAGCGCGTGCTCCCCGACCGGACCGTCGCCGACCCGCCCCTCGAACGCGCCCCGACCCCGCCGCCGCGGGGCGCCGACTGCGCGTACTACCGGTCGAGCGGCGAACTCTTCACTTCCGTCGCGCACTTCAGGCTCTGCTTCGAGGGCGTAGGCGGTGGAGGCGGCAGAGGCGGTGGAGGCGACGGAGGATCGGAGGGCCGTCTCGTGGACAAGGCGGTCATCCCGACGGCACAGGACCAACAGAACAGGGAGAGGGTGCGATGA
- the cseB gene encoding two-component system response regulator CseB gives MAEQTHVLFVEDDDVIREATQLALERDGFAVTAMPDGLAGLEAFRADQPDIALLDVMVPGMDGVSLCRRIREESTVPVIMLSARADSIDVVLGLEAGADDYVTKPFDGAVLVARIRAVLRRFGHASGPGSAGGGHDEGDAADGGVLTFGDLEIDTVGMEVHRGGAPVALTPTEMRLLLEFSSAPGTVLSRDKLLERVWDYGWGGDTRVVDVHVQRLRTKVGQDRIETVRGFGYKLKA, from the coding sequence ATGGCAGAGCAGACCCACGTCCTGTTCGTCGAGGACGACGACGTCATCCGTGAGGCCACCCAGCTCGCCCTGGAGCGCGACGGCTTCGCCGTGACCGCCATGCCGGACGGTCTCGCGGGCCTTGAGGCGTTCCGCGCCGACCAGCCGGACATCGCGCTGCTCGACGTGATGGTGCCCGGCATGGACGGCGTCTCGCTGTGCCGCCGCATCCGCGAGGAGTCGACCGTCCCGGTGATCATGCTGTCGGCCCGTGCCGACTCCATCGACGTCGTGCTCGGCCTTGAGGCGGGCGCCGACGACTACGTGACCAAGCCGTTCGACGGCGCCGTCCTGGTCGCCCGCATCCGCGCCGTCCTGCGCCGCTTCGGGCACGCCAGCGGTCCCGGTTCGGCGGGCGGCGGCCACGACGAGGGCGATGCGGCGGACGGCGGGGTGCTGACCTTCGGCGACCTGGAGATCGACACGGTCGGCATGGAGGTGCACCGGGGCGGGGCGCCGGTCGCGCTGACACCGACCGAGATGCGTCTGCTGCTGGAGTTCTCGTCCGCGCCGGGCACGGTGCTCTCCCGCGACAAGCTCCTGGAGCGGGTGTGGGACTACGGCTGGGGCGGTGACACCCGCGTCGTCGACGTCCACGTGCAGCGGCTGCGCACGAAGGTGGGCCAGGACCGCATCGAGACGGTCCGCGGCTTCGGTTACAAGCTCAAGGCGTGA
- the radA gene encoding DNA repair protein RadA yields the protein MAARTKSTKDRPSYRCTECGWQTAKWLGRCPECQAWGTVEEYGAPAVRTTAPGRVTSSAVPIGEVDGRQATARSTGVPELDRVLGGGLVPGAVVLLAGEPGVGKSTLLLDVAAKAASDAHRTLYVTGEESASQVRLRADRIGAIDDHLYLAAETDLAAVLGHLDAVKPSLLILDSVQTVASPEIDGAPGGMAQVREVAGALIRASKDRGMSTLLVGHVTKDGAIAGPRLLEHLVDVVLQFEGDRHARLRLVRGVKNRYGTTDEVGCFELHDEGITGLADPSGLFLTRRAEPVPGTCLTVTLEGRRPLVAEVQALTVDSQIPSPRRTTSGLETSRVSMMLAVLEQRGRITALGKRDIYSATVGGVKLSEPAADLAVALALASAASDTPLPKNLVAIGEVGLAGEVRRVTGVQRRLAEAHRLGFTHALVPSDPGRIPAGMKVIEVADMGDALRVLPRSRRREAPREEEERR from the coding sequence ATGGCTGCCCGTACGAAATCCACCAAGGACCGTCCGTCCTACCGCTGCACGGAGTGCGGCTGGCAGACGGCCAAGTGGCTCGGCCGCTGCCCCGAGTGCCAGGCGTGGGGAACGGTCGAGGAGTACGGCGCGCCCGCGGTCCGCACGACCGCCCCCGGCCGCGTCACCTCCTCCGCCGTCCCGATCGGCGAGGTCGACGGGCGCCAGGCCACCGCGCGCTCCACCGGCGTGCCCGAGCTCGACCGGGTGCTCGGCGGCGGTCTCGTCCCCGGCGCCGTGGTGCTGCTCGCGGGCGAGCCGGGCGTCGGCAAGTCCACGCTGCTCCTGGACGTCGCGGCGAAGGCGGCGAGCGACGCGCACCGCACGCTCTATGTGACGGGTGAGGAGTCGGCGAGCCAGGTGCGGCTGCGCGCCGACCGCATCGGCGCCATCGACGACCACCTGTATCTCGCCGCCGAGACCGATCTCGCCGCCGTCCTCGGCCACTTGGACGCGGTCAAGCCGTCCCTCCTGATCCTCGACTCGGTCCAGACGGTCGCCTCCCCCGAGATCGACGGGGCGCCCGGCGGCATGGCGCAGGTCCGCGAGGTCGCGGGCGCCCTGATCCGCGCCTCCAAGGACCGCGGCATGTCGACGCTCCTGGTCGGACACGTCACCAAGGACGGCGCCATCGCGGGCCCGCGCCTCCTGGAGCACCTCGTCGATGTGGTACTTCAGTTCGAGGGCGACCGGCACGCGCGCCTGCGCCTGGTCCGCGGCGTCAAGAACCGGTACGGGACGACGGACGAGGTCGGCTGCTTCGAACTGCACGACGAGGGCATCACCGGACTCGCCGACCCCAGTGGCCTCTTCCTCACCCGCCGCGCCGAGCCCGTCCCCGGCACCTGTCTGACCGTCACCCTGGAGGGCCGCCGCCCCCTGGTGGCCGAGGTCCAGGCGCTCACCGTCGACTCGCAGATCCCGAGCCCCCGCCGCACCACGTCGGGACTGGAGACCTCCCGCGTCTCGATGATGCTGGCCGTTCTGGAGCAGCGCGGCCGGATCACCGCCCTCGGCAAGCGCGACATCTACAGCGCGACGGTCGGCGGCGTGAAGCTCTCCGAGCCCGCGGCGGACCTCGCCGTCGCCCTCGCCCTCGCCAGCGCCGCGAGTGACACTCCCCTGCCGAAGAACCTCGTCGCGATCGGCGAAGTGGGCCTCGCGGGCGAGGTCAGACGGGTCACCGGCGTCCAGCGCAGACTGGCCGAGGCCCACCGTCTCGGCTTCACCCACGCCCTCGTGCCGTCCGACCCCGGGAGGATCCCCGCCGGTATGAAGGTCATCGAAGTCGCCGACATGGGGGACGCTCTCCGTGTCCTTCCGAGGTCCCGTCGCCGAGAGGCCCCACGGGAGGAGGAAGAGCGCCGGTAG
- a CDS encoding SigE family RNA polymerase sigma factor, which yields MAHGEVLEFEEYVRTRQDALLRSARRLVPDPVDAQDLLQTALVRTYGRWDGIADKRLADAYLRRVMINTRTEWWRARKLEEVPTEQLPDASVEDSTEQHADRALLMDIMKVLAPKQRSVVVLRHWEQMSTEETAAALGMSAGTVKSTLHRALARLRQELESRDLDARALEREERESCAA from the coding sequence ATGGCGCACGGCGAGGTGCTCGAGTTCGAAGAGTACGTCCGCACTCGGCAGGATGCCCTGCTGCGCAGTGCCCGGCGCCTGGTCCCGGACCCCGTGGACGCCCAGGATCTGCTCCAGACCGCCCTGGTCCGGACGTACGGCCGCTGGGACGGCATAGCCGACAAGCGGCTCGCGGACGCCTACCTGCGCCGCGTCATGATCAACACCCGTACGGAGTGGTGGCGCGCCCGCAAGCTCGAAGAGGTGCCCACCGAGCAGCTGCCCGACGCGAGCGTGGAAGACTCCACCGAGCAGCACGCGGACCGCGCGCTGCTGATGGACATCATGAAGGTGCTCGCACCCAAGCAGCGCAGCGTGGTCGTGCTGCGACACTGGGAGCAGATGTCCACAGAGGAGACGGCCGCCGCCCTCGGCATGTCGGCCGGAACGGTCAAGAGCACGCTGCACCGGGCGCTCGCCAGGCTCCGTCAGGAGCTGGAGAGCCGCGACCTGGACGCGCGCGCGCTCGAACGTGAGGAGCGGGAGAGTTGCGCGGCCTAG
- the cseC gene encoding two-component system sensor histidine kinase CseC: MPGGGFRPGGGLRPGGPPRGRRVQLRTGVRWKIAAAIALVGALVAIALSLVVHNAARVSMLDNARDVQDERIQFALRLYSSASQRQTLQFGTKVDDPELPQELRQKVLTGRRATYVEQKPDGVPDIWAAVPLADGHVLSLHSRFTDRSATVMKDLDQALVIGSIAVVFGGCALGVLIGGQLSRRLRKAATAASEVAQGQTDVSVRDAIGGVVKDETDDVASAVDAMADALKQRLEAERRVTADIAHELRTPVTGLLTAAELLPPGRPTELVRDRAQAMRTLVEDVLEVARLDSAAERAELQDITLGEFVARRMAVLSTDVTVTVVHESEVTTDPRRLERILGNLVANATKHGKPPIEVSVEGRVVRVRDHGPGFPEALLDEGPSRFRTGSADRAGHGHGLGLTIAAGQARVLGARLTFRNVRPAGAAPEVPSEGAVAVLWLPEHAPTNTGSYPVLKLPDNL, translated from the coding sequence CTGCCCGGCGGCGGCTTCCGGCCTGGCGGCGGCCTCCGGCCCGGCGGGCCACCGCGTGGCCGCCGCGTACAGCTGCGCACCGGCGTGCGCTGGAAGATCGCCGCCGCGATCGCCCTGGTCGGCGCGCTCGTCGCGATCGCTCTGAGCCTTGTCGTGCACAACGCCGCACGCGTCTCGATGCTCGACAACGCGCGCGACGTGCAGGACGAGCGCATCCAGTTCGCGCTGCGCCTCTACTCCTCCGCCTCCCAGCGCCAGACGCTGCAGTTCGGCACGAAGGTCGACGACCCCGAGCTGCCGCAGGAGCTGCGGCAGAAGGTCCTCACCGGCCGCCGCGCCACCTACGTCGAGCAGAAGCCCGACGGCGTGCCCGACATCTGGGCCGCCGTGCCGCTCGCGGACGGCCACGTCCTGTCGCTGCACTCCCGTTTCACCGACCGCAGCGCCACCGTGATGAAGGACCTCGACCAGGCCCTCGTCATCGGTTCGATCGCGGTCGTCTTCGGCGGCTGCGCCCTCGGCGTCCTCATCGGCGGGCAGCTGTCGCGGCGCCTGCGCAAGGCGGCGACGGCGGCGAGCGAGGTCGCGCAGGGCCAGACGGACGTGAGCGTCCGCGACGCGATCGGCGGTGTCGTGAAGGACGAGACAGACGACGTGGCGAGCGCCGTGGACGCCATGGCCGACGCCCTCAAGCAGCGCCTGGAGGCCGAGCGGCGGGTGACCGCGGACATCGCGCACGAGCTGCGTACGCCGGTGACCGGACTCCTTACGGCCGCCGAGCTGCTGCCGCCGGGCCGGCCGACCGAGCTGGTCAGGGACCGCGCGCAGGCGATGCGCACGCTGGTCGAGGACGTACTCGAAGTGGCGCGTCTCGACTCCGCCGCCGAGCGCGCGGAGCTGCAGGACATCACGCTCGGCGAGTTCGTGGCGCGGCGCATGGCCGTCCTGAGCACGGACGTGACGGTGACGGTGGTGCACGAGTCGGAGGTCACCACCGACCCGCGCCGCCTGGAGCGCATCCTCGGCAACCTCGTCGCCAACGCGACCAAGCACGGCAAGCCGCCCATCGAGGTCAGCGTCGAGGGCCGCGTGGTGCGGGTGCGCGACCACGGCCCCGGCTTTCCCGAGGCGCTCCTGGACGAGGGCCCGAGCCGGTTCCGCACGGGCAGCGCCGACCGCGCGGGCCACGGGCACGGTCTCGGTCTGACGATCGCGGCGGGCCAGGCGCGGGTGCTCGGCGCGCGGCTCACCTTCCGCAACGTACGCCCGGCGGGCGCGGCTCCCGAGGTGCCGTCCGAGGGCGCGGTCGCGGTGCTGTGGCTGCCGGAGCACGCGCCCACGAACACGGGCAGCTATCCGGTCCTGAAGCTGCCGGACAACCTGTAG
- a CDS encoding A/G-specific adenine glycosylase, producing the protein MTAPTKPLPNSPVPGDAPEPAGEFLHRPVIAWFDTHARDLPWRREDAGPWGVMVSEFMLQQTPVSRVLPVYEQWLARWPRPADLAKEAPGEAVRAWGRLGYPRRALRLHGAAVAITERHGGDVPRQHAQLLALPGIGEYTAAAVASFAYGQRHAVLDTNVRRVFARAVTGVQYPPNATTAAERKLARALLPEEEETASRWAAASMELGALVCTAKNENCAQCPIAAQCAWRTAGKPPHEGPARRGQTYAGTDRQVRGKLLAVLREAVAPVPQTVLDRVWDEPVQRARALDGLVADGLVEPLPDGLYRLPLT; encoded by the coding sequence ATGACTGCGCCCACGAAGCCCCTGCCGAACAGCCCCGTCCCCGGGGACGCCCCCGAGCCCGCAGGCGAGTTCCTGCACCGTCCCGTAATCGCGTGGTTCGACACGCATGCCCGTGATCTGCCGTGGCGTCGTGAGGACGCCGGGCCGTGGGGCGTGATGGTCAGCGAGTTCATGCTCCAGCAGACGCCCGTCAGCCGCGTCCTGCCCGTGTACGAGCAGTGGCTGGCCCGCTGGCCCCGCCCCGCCGACCTCGCCAAGGAGGCGCCCGGTGAGGCGGTCCGCGCCTGGGGGCGGCTCGGGTATCCGCGTCGCGCCCTGCGGCTGCACGGCGCCGCCGTCGCCATAACGGAGCGGCACGGTGGCGACGTACCGCGGCAGCACGCCCAGTTGCTCGCGCTGCCCGGCATCGGCGAGTACACGGCGGCCGCCGTGGCCTCGTTCGCGTACGGGCAGCGGCACGCCGTGCTCGACACCAACGTGCGCCGGGTCTTCGCGCGGGCCGTGACCGGCGTGCAGTACCCGCCGAACGCGACGACCGCCGCGGAGCGCAAGCTCGCCCGCGCCCTCCTCCCCGAGGAGGAGGAGACCGCGTCCCGCTGGGCGGCCGCCTCCATGGAGCTGGGCGCCCTGGTCTGCACGGCGAAGAACGAGAACTGCGCGCAGTGCCCGATCGCCGCGCAGTGTGCCTGGCGTACGGCGGGGAAGCCCCCGCACGAGGGTCCCGCCCGCCGCGGTCAGACGTACGCGGGAACGGACCGGCAGGTCCGGGGCAAGCTGCTCGCCGTGCTGCGCGAGGCCGTCGCGCCCGTACCGCAGACCGTGCTCGACCGGGTGTGGGACGAGCCGGTGCAACGGGCCCGCGCGCTGGACGGTCTGGTCGCGGACGGCCTGGTGGAGCCGCTGCCGGACGGTTTGTACCGGCTACCCCTGACCTGA